The genomic interval CCACCCCCGCGACCCGTTTCTCTACAAGTGAGGTACGACGCGATTCGCCGAATCGCCCGCCGAACCGGGTTCGGCCGGACGGGCCGGACCCCGGGCAGTCGGCATCGACCGTGCCCGGGGACATAGCATCGGCCGGATGGCGAGCCCAACCGATCCGCCCGGGCGTGATCCCCGGCTGCGCCGGCCCCGGATCGCCACCCTGGTCGCGCTGCTCAGCACGCTGCTGACCGCGCTGATGATGCCGGGGATCGGGCTGGCCCGGGAGTCGGATCCGCTCTGGATCGCCCTCGGCTCGGCCGGCATCGTCGCCGTCGCCACCGCCCAGATCGTCGCGCTGTACGTCCTGCTCACCCCCTGGCTGACCGCCTCGGCCCGGCGCCGCGCACTGGCCGGGTACGCCGGAACCGCCGTCGCCTCCGTACCGCTGGTCGCTCCGGTGGCCGGCGGCGACTGGCCCACCTGGGCCTGGCTCGGCGCCTCCACCGTCGGTACCGCGCCGCTGCTGCTCGGCCGCCGCACCGCGACCCTGGTGGTGGCGGCGACCGTCGGCGTCGCGGTCGCGGTGGCCCGGTGGACCGGCGGCGAGGTGTCGGACCACCTCCTGATCACCGGCGGCATCGGGCTCTCCGTCGCCGCGATCGGCTGGTTCCAGGTGTGGTTCTGGGACCTGCTGGTGCAGGCGCAGCGGGGCCGGGCCGCCCAGGCCCGGCTGGCCGCCACCCAGGAGCGGCTCCGGTTCGCCCGGGACGTGCACGACCTGCTCGGACACCACCTCTCGGTGATCGCGCTCAAGGCGGAACTCGCGTCCCGACTCGCCTCGGCCGATCCGGAACGGGCCGGGCGGGAGGCCGCCGAGGTGCAGCGGCTGGCCGTCGCGGCCCTGGCCGAGGTCCGCGAGGCGGTGCACGGCTACCGCGCGGTCGACCTGCGCGAACAACTGGCGGCCACCGCCGAGGTACTGCGCTCCTCCGGGGTACGCTGCGCGGTCACCCAACCGGCCGGAGACGTACCGGAAGAGGTCGCCGCCCAACTGGCTCCGGTGTTGCGCGAGGCGAGTACCAACCTGCTGCGGCACAGCCGGGCCACCTGGTGCACCATCGAGGTCGGTCGGGACGCCGACCGGTTCCGGCTGACCGTCGCCAACGACGGGGCGGGGCCGGCCGCGCCGGACCGGCACAGCTCGGGACTGCGCGGTCTCGCCGACCGGCTGGCCGACGCCGACGGGCTGCTCCGGACCGAACACCGCGACGGCGTCTTCACGGTCGAGGCCGTCGTGCCGGCCCCGGCGGAGGCCGCCGCGCCCGGCCCGGCGGAGGCCGCCGCGCCCGGCCCGGCCGTGGGCGACGGGGTCGGCCCGGCCGTGCATGACGAGGTCGGCCCGGCCGTGCATGACGGGGTCGATTCCGGGGCACGGCCGACGGTGGCGCGGCCACGGGTGCCGGGTGCACGGACCGGAGGCGACGGTGACGGGGAGGAGAGCGACGGTGGTGGACCAGACAGCAGCGGCGGGCACGACGGCGGCGGTGGGCGTGCCGGGTGAGCCGGGTGAACCGGCACCGGCCAGGGCGGACCGGCCGTGATCCGGGTACTGCTCGCGGACGACGAGGAGCTGATCCGGGTCGCCGTCGCCGCCCTGCTCGACCTGGAACCCGACCTGGAGGTGGTGGCGCAGGCCGCCGACGGCCGGGCGGCGGTACAGGCGGCGTTGGCGCACCGGCCGGACGTCGCGGTGGTCGACCTGGAGATGCCGGCGCTGGACGGGATGGGCGTCGCCGCCGAACTGGCCCGGGCACTGCCCTCCTGCGCGGTGGTCATCCTCACCGGCCGCGGCCGGCCCGCACACCTGCGCCGGGCACTGGGCACCGGCGCCCGGGGCTTCCTGGCCAAGGGCGCCCCGGGCGGCGCGCTGGCCGACGTCGTCCGGCGGGTGCACGCCGGGGCACGGTACGTCGACCCGGCGCTCGCGGCCGAGGCGCTGATCGCCCCCGAGTGTCCGCTGACCCCGCGCGAACTGGAGGTGCTCCGGGTCGCCGGCGCGGACGCGCCCGTCTCGGCCGTGGCCCGGCGCACCTCGCTGTCGCAGGGCACGGTACGCAACCACCTGGCCGCAGTGGTCGGCAAGCTCGGCGCCGGCAGCCGGGCGGAGGCGTACCGGATCGCCGTCGACAACGGCTGGCTCTGAGCGGCCGCCGACGACCTCCGCCAGGGTCCCCCGGCCCCCGGTCGGGCCCGCGTCGTCGCCGGGGCGAGGAAGCGCCGAACGGGCGAGCGTGCCGGGGTGCGGCTCCCGTACCGTGATGCTGTGCGTGGCGTGGGCGCGAGACTCGGCATCGACTTCGGCACCTACAACACGGTCGCGGTGCTGGCTCTGCCGGGGCGGGAACCCCGGCCGCTGCTCTTCGACGGCTCGCCGCTGCTGCGCTCGGCGGTCTGTGCCGACACCGGCGAGCGGCTGCTGGTCGGCCAGGACGCGCTGCACACCGCGCTCTCGCTGCCGCAGTCCTACGAGCCCTATCCGAAGCGCTGCGTCGACGAGGGCACCGTGCTGCTCGGCGGCCGGGAGATGTCGGTCGAGGAGCTGTTCGCCGCACCGCTGCGCCGGGTGGCCAGCGAGGTACGCCTGATCACCACCGAACCGGTCACCGAGGCGGTGCTGACCTATCCGGCCGCCTGGGGTACGCACCGCCGGGGCACCCTGCTGGCCGCCGCGAACCGGGTGCTGCCGACCGTACGCCTGGTCGCCGAGCCGGTCGCCGCCGCCAACTTCTTCGTCGAGGTGGCCGGCCGGGAGCTGCCGGTCGGGCGCTACGCGGTGGTCTACGACTTCGGCGCCGGCACCTTCGACGTCACCGTGGTACGCCGTACCGGGGACGGGTTCGAGGTGCTGGCCACCGAGGGGCTGGCCGACTGCGGCGGGCTCGACGTCGACGCCGCGATCGTGGAGCGGATCGGTGCCACGATCGGCAGCCGGGACGAGTCGCTCTGGGCCCGGCTGACCAGTCCGGAGAGCACCTCGGACCGGCGGGCCAGCCAGCAGCTCTGGGCCAACGCGCGGGCCGGCAAGGAGATGCTGACCCGGAGCACCACGACGCTGGTGCACGTACCGCTCTTCGATGTGGACATGCCGCTCGGCCGCGAGGAGTTGGAGGAGCTGGCGGCGCCGGTCGTCGCGCGTACCGTGGCGACCACCCGTGCCCTGCTCGGCCGGCTCGACGACGGGGAGTCGGCGGTCGCGGCGGTTTTCCTCTCCGGCGGGTCGAGCCGGATGCCGGCGGTCGCGACCGCGCTGCACCGGGCGCTGGACATCGCCCCCAGCGTCGTCGAGCAGCCGGAACTGGTGGTCGCCGAGGGGAGCCTGCGGGTCCCGGCCGGCTCCGCCGAGCCGGCCATGGTCGGGGTGCCGGCGCCGCCGCCGGCCGCCGAACCCGCGACCGCCGGCACCGCCGCGCCGGGCGGGCGGCTCGGCCGGTGGACCGCGCTGTCCCGGTCCCGGCGGGTCCGGGTGACGGGCGCGGCCGTGGCGGTCGCCGCCGTGCTGGCCGCCGCCACCGTCGCCGCCGCCGTCGCCGGGGGCGGCGACCCGAACCGGGGTACGGAGCTGACCGGCGCCGCCGGGGCGAGCAGCTCCGCGACGCCCGGCGGCAGCGCGTCACCCCGGCCCTCCGTCACGCCGACGGTGACCGCCGCCGGGGTGGACGCCTGCATGGTCGGCACCTGGCGCAGCCTCGGCGGCCAGTCGGACAAGAAGATCGACAACCAGAGCGTCCAGTTCAGCGGGGGTGCCGGCACCATACAGACCTACGGGGCGGACGGCAGGGTGACGCTGGACTTCAGCCGGACCACGGACGAGACCGCTACCTACCGGGGTGTCCGGTGGCGGGAACGGACCCGGGGTACCGCCTCGGCCAACGTCTACCACCGCAACGGCGTGGAGTACGTCAGCGGCGTACGGGCCAAGGGGACGATCGTGCTCTACCGGGGCAGCAGCCGCAACGCCAGCGTCCCGCTGTCGCTGCTGCTGGAGCCGACCGAATACATCTGCACCGGCGACACGATGCGGCTCTTCGGCAACGGCCCCAGCGAGTGGATCCGGGTCCGCTGACCGACCGCCGCCCCGGCAGAGGCAACGGATCGCCGGGTCAGAAGAGGGTCAGCGGCTCGGCCGGGGTCGGCTCCGGCAGTGCGGCGAGTCCGGGCACCCGGGCCCGTACCTCGTCGTGGAAGCGGCGGGCGAGCATCGGCGCGTCGGCGTTGTCCGGGGTGTGGATGAAGACGGTCGGCGAGCGCCCCTCGCCCAGCCAGTCGACGGCGACGTCGACCCAGTGCCGCCAGCCCCGCACGGTCTGTTCGGGATCGTCGCGACCGAGGTACCGGACGATCGGCCGGTCGGTCAGCGCGACCGTCCGCAGCGGCATCCGGGGTTTCTTGGTCCAGGCGTCCCGTTCCGCGTCGCTGGTCGGCGGACGCTGGAAGAACCCGGTGGTGTCGAACGGGATCCACTCGGCGGCGGCGTCGGCGAGTACCCCTTCGAGCAGCCGCGTCGCGCGCGGGTCGGTGAAGAACGCGGGGTCGCGGACCTCGACGGCGTAGCGGTGCGAGTCGGGGAGCCGGCGCAGGAAGCGGGCGAGCACGGCGACGTCGCCGGGGGCGAAGGAGCCCGGCAACTGGATCCAGAGCGCGTGTGCCCGGGGGCCGAGCGGCTCGACCGCGGCCAGGAAGGCCCGGAGCGGCTCGTCGACGTCGGTGAGCCGGTGTTCGTGCGTGATGAGCTTCGGGATCTTGACCACGAACCGGAAGTCGGGATCGGTCTGCCGCGCCCAGGAGGCCACCGTCTCCCTGGTCGGGGTCGCGTAGAAGGTGGTGTTCCCCTCGACCGCGTCGCACCAACCGGCGTAGCCGCGCAACCGCTCGGCGGCCGGCAGGGGATGCGCCAGGAACCGCCCCTGCCAGGACCTGTGCGTCCACATCGCACATCCCACGGACAGTCGCATCCCGGATCCCTCCCGCCGCACCGCGCACACCCCGGCCGGCCCGCCCGGGTCACCCGTCGGGTCGTCCGCCGTGCTATGGCAACGGTATACGGCCGCCGCCGGGTGGTCCGGTTCCGCCTTGACCTCGCCCCGGGGGCGCGGCGCAGACTCCATGGCGTGCGGCGAAGGTACCTGCGGGCCGGCGAGTTCGGCGCGGCCGAGCGGCTGTCGCCGAGGGCCCTGCGCCTCGCCGCGTACCCGGTCACCTCTCCGTCTCCCGATCCACCCCGGCGAAAGGCTCTCTCCATGCGCCACACCCCCTATGTCGGCAGCGGCCCGTACTGCTACGCCAACTCGTTCGCGATGCTGCTCGGCGAGCGGGCCCCGTCGACCGCCGTCATCGAGGTCGCCACCGGTGGCCCGTTCGGCATGCAACTGATCGGCGGTCGGACGGTGTTCTTCGACGCGTACGGCTGGAATCCCGAACTCGGCTTCGACCAGGCGCTGGCGGCGATCGGCTGGCGCTCGGCGGTCAGCCGGGGCGGTACCGCCGACGAGGCGCTGGCCCGCCTCGCCGGGGCGGCCGCGACCGGTCCGGTCTGGGTCGGGCCGCTGGAGATGGGTCACCTGCGGCACCATCCCGAGATGACCGGGCCGATCGGCGCCGATCACTACGTGGTCGTCCTCGACGTGGCCGACGACCGGGTGCTCGTGCACGACCCGCACGGCTACCCGTACGCCCAGGTGCCGGTGGACGACTTCCTGGCCGCCTGGCGGGCCGAGACGGTGGACTACGGCGAGCCGTACACGATGCGTACCGACTTCCGGCAGGTCGCGGAGGTGTCCGACGCCGAGGCGATCCGGTCGATCGTCCCGACGGCGATCAGGCGGCTCGCCATGGAGGCCGAGATGGCGATGCCACCCGGCAGTCTCGGCAACGGCGAGGCGGCGGAACGGGTCGCCCAGCTGATCGAGGCGGGTGCGGGCGGCGGGCTGCGGGATCACCTGATCTACTTCGCGATCCGGGTCGGCGCGCGTCGGCTCGGCGACACCGCGGACTGCCTGCTGCGGGCCGGGTACGCCGAAGCGGCGGGGATCGCCGCGCTCCAGGCCCGGCTGGTGGGCTCGATGCAGTACCCGATGGTGGTCGGGGATCTGCCGGCGGCGGCCGCCGCGCTCCGCGAACTCGCCCCGACGTACGACCGGCTGCGCGCCGCCCTCGGCTGACTCGTAACCCACCTCTGAGCTGCCCAGATGCGGCTTGGCACACCACTTGGCACCACGCATGGCAGCACCCTGAGCCAAGTTGGCTTGCAGTGGTGCCATGAGTGTGCCATGATGGCACCATGGATTTGACCTCGTACGTGAGCAACCTCGGACGTGAGTTCGCCACGCTCGCCGAAGCCGGCGGCGAGGAGTCGCGGGTGCTGGTCGAGCGCCTGACCGAGTCGCTCGAGTCGGCGATCCGGATGACGCTGCTGGACGCGCTCTCGGCCGCCGCCGACGAGATCACCCGGGACCTGGCTCCCGGCTCCGTGGAGCTGCGGCTGCGCGGACGGGATCCGAACTTCGTCGTGACCCCGCCACCCGCCGAGCCACTGGGGTCCGCCGCCGGGGACGCCACGGCGCCGATCGACGGCGGACCGGAGAGCGATCTGCTGATCGCCGAGGAAGGTCCCTCCGCGCGGATCAACGTACGCCTGCCGGAGCAGCTCAAGGCGGCGATCGAGGAGGCGGCGGCCAAGGAGGGCCGCTCGGTCAACGCCTGGCTGGTCCGGGCGGCCGCCGCCGGCCTGCAACGCTCCGACCGCGCCGCGCGGCCCGAGGCCCGCACCAGCGGGAAACGGACCCAGCAGCGCTTCAGCGGCTGGGTGCGCTAGCCACACCCACGCCTTTCCTTCCACCACGTCCCCGACCTGCGGGGACGCCTCAGCTACCGATGATGTGGAGACAACCATGCCAAATTTCGAGACGCCCGAATCGATCGCCGTCACGCTCGAACTCGGCGTCGGCGCCGTGCAGATCACCGCGAGCGACCGGACCGACACCGTGGTCGAGGTCCGCCCGAGCGACGAGGCCGACGAGTCGGACGTGAAGGCCGCCGCACAGGTACGCGTCGACTACACCAACGGGGTACTCCGGGTGACCGGCCCGAAGTCGCGCCCCTTCGACTTCTCCCGCAAGAGCAGGTCGGTCGACGTGTCGATCGCACTGCCCAGCGGTTCACAGGTCTCCGCCGAGATGCAGGTGGGCGACATCCGCTGTGCCGGTCGACTCGGTGAGTGCCGGGTCAAGACCTCCGCCGGGAACGTCTGGCTCGAACGAACCGGCCCGCTCCGGCTGGAGACCGCGGCCGGGCACGTCACCGCCGACGGCATCGCCGGCAACGCCGAGATCTCCACCGGCTCCGGCAAGGTCCGGATCGGCGAGATCGAGGGCACCGCGGTGATCAAGAACTCCAACGGCGAGACCACGGTCGACTCGGTCACCGGCGACGTACGGGTCCGCGCGGCCAACGGTGACATCCGGGTCGAGCAGGCCGGCGCCGGTGTCGACGCGAAGTCCTCCAACGGCAGCATCCGGCTCGGCGAGGTGGTCCGCGGCTCGGTCGTACTCGAAACCGCGATGGGCGACCTGGAGATCGGCATCGCCGACGGCACCGCCGCCTGGCTGGAGGTGAACACCGGATTCGGGCAGGTGCGCAACCTGATGGAGAGCGCCACCCGCCCCGACGAGACCGACCGGACCGTGCAGGTGCGCGGCCGCACCTCCTACGGCGACATCACCGTCCACCGCTCCTGATCCACCTCTGGCCCCCGGAGAGAGGCAACCATGACCACCAGGCAATCCCAGCCGGCGATCGTCACGACCGGACTACGGAAGTCCTTCGGCGACCACGTCGTACTCGACGGTCTCGACCTCGACGTACGACGGGGGACGGTCTTCTCGCTGCTCGGCGCGAACGGTGCCGGCAAGACCACCACGGTCAAGATCCTGTCCACCCTGCTCAGGGCGGACGCCGGTGACGCGTCGGTCGCCGGGCACGACCTCGGCCGCCAGCCGGACGCGGTACGCGCCGCGATCGGCGTCACCGGTCAGTTCTCGGCGGTCGACAACCTGCTCACCGGCGAGGAGAACCTGCTGCTGATGGCGGACCTGCACCACCTCCCCCGGGGCGAGGGCCGGCGGCGCACCGCCCAGCTCCTCGAACAGTTCGACCTGGCCGATGCGGGCCGGAAACCGGCGGCGACCTACTCCGGCGGGATGCGGCGGCGGCTCGACCTGGCGATGACCCTGGTCGGCAGCCCGCAAGTGATCTTCCTCGACGAGCCGACCACCGGGCTCGACCCGCGCAGCCGCCGGAACATGTGGCAGATCGTCCGGGACCTGGTCGCCAGCGGCGTCACCATCTTCCTGACCACCCAGTACCTGGAGGAAGCCGACGAACTGGCCGACCGGATCGCCGTCCTCGACCACGGTCGGGTGGTCGCCGAGGGAACCGCGGAGGAACTGAAGCGCCGGATCCCAGGTGGACACGTCCGGCTGCGCTTCACCGACCCGCGGAGCCTCGACGCCGCCCTCGGCGTACTGGGTCAGGCCTCCCGCGAGGCCGACGCGCTCGCCCTGCGGGTGCCCAGCGACGGCAGCCTGCGCTCGCTGAAGACCCTGAT from Plantactinospora sp. BC1 carries:
- a CDS encoding sensor histidine kinase, producing the protein MASPTDPPGRDPRLRRPRIATLVALLSTLLTALMMPGIGLARESDPLWIALGSAGIVAVATAQIVALYVLLTPWLTASARRRALAGYAGTAVASVPLVAPVAGGDWPTWAWLGASTVGTAPLLLGRRTATLVVAATVGVAVAVARWTGGEVSDHLLITGGIGLSVAAIGWFQVWFWDLLVQAQRGRAAQARLAATQERLRFARDVHDLLGHHLSVIALKAELASRLASADPERAGREAAEVQRLAVAALAEVREAVHGYRAVDLREQLAATAEVLRSSGVRCAVTQPAGDVPEEVAAQLAPVLREASTNLLRHSRATWCTIEVGRDADRFRLTVANDGAGPAAPDRHSSGLRGLADRLADADGLLRTEHRDGVFTVEAVVPAPAEAAAPGPAEAAAPGPAVGDGVGPAVHDEVGPAVHDGVDSGARPTVARPRVPGARTGGDGDGEESDGGGPDSSGGHDGGGGRAG
- a CDS encoding DNA-binding response regulator — translated: MIRVLLADDEELIRVAVAALLDLEPDLEVVAQAADGRAAVQAALAHRPDVAVVDLEMPALDGMGVAAELARALPSCAVVILTGRGRPAHLRRALGTGARGFLAKGAPGGALADVVRRVHAGARYVDPALAAEALIAPECPLTPRELEVLRVAGADAPVSAVARRTSLSQGTVRNHLAAVVGKLGAGSRAEAYRIAVDNGWL
- a CDS encoding Hsp70 family protein, whose translation is MRGVGARLGIDFGTYNTVAVLALPGREPRPLLFDGSPLLRSAVCADTGERLLVGQDALHTALSLPQSYEPYPKRCVDEGTVLLGGREMSVEELFAAPLRRVASEVRLITTEPVTEAVLTYPAAWGTHRRGTLLAAANRVLPTVRLVAEPVAAANFFVEVAGRELPVGRYAVVYDFGAGTFDVTVVRRTGDGFEVLATEGLADCGGLDVDAAIVERIGATIGSRDESLWARLTSPESTSDRRASQQLWANARAGKEMLTRSTTTLVHVPLFDVDMPLGREELEELAAPVVARTVATTRALLGRLDDGESAVAAVFLSGGSSRMPAVATALHRALDIAPSVVEQPELVVAEGSLRVPAGSAEPAMVGVPAPPPAAEPATAGTAAPGGRLGRWTALSRSRRVRVTGAAVAVAAVLAAATVAAAVAGGGDPNRGTELTGAAGASSSATPGGSASPRPSVTPTVTAAGVDACMVGTWRSLGGQSDKKIDNQSVQFSGGAGTIQTYGADGRVTLDFSRTTDETATYRGVRWRERTRGTASANVYHRNGVEYVSGVRAKGTIVLYRGSSRNASVPLSLLLEPTEYICTGDTMRLFGNGPSEWIRVR
- a CDS encoding DUF72 domain-containing protein; translated protein: MWTHRSWQGRFLAHPLPAAERLRGYAGWCDAVEGNTTFYATPTRETVASWARQTDPDFRFVVKIPKLITHEHRLTDVDEPLRAFLAAVEPLGPRAHALWIQLPGSFAPGDVAVLARFLRRLPDSHRYAVEVRDPAFFTDPRATRLLEGVLADAAAEWIPFDTTGFFQRPPTSDAERDAWTKKPRMPLRTVALTDRPIVRYLGRDDPEQTVRGWRHWVDVAVDWLGEGRSPTVFIHTPDNADAPMLARRFHDEVRARVPGLAALPEPTPAEPLTLF
- a CDS encoding YlcI/YnfO family protein translates to MDLTSYVSNLGREFATLAEAGGEESRVLVERLTESLESAIRMTLLDALSAAADEITRDLAPGSVELRLRGRDPNFVVTPPPAEPLGSAAGDATAPIDGGPESDLLIAEEGPSARINVRLPEQLKAAIEEAAAKEGRSVNAWLVRAAAAGLQRSDRAARPEARTSGKRTQQRFSGWVR
- a CDS encoding DUF4097 family beta strand repeat-containing protein, whose amino-acid sequence is MPNFETPESIAVTLELGVGAVQITASDRTDTVVEVRPSDEADESDVKAAAQVRVDYTNGVLRVTGPKSRPFDFSRKSRSVDVSIALPSGSQVSAEMQVGDIRCAGRLGECRVKTSAGNVWLERTGPLRLETAAGHVTADGIAGNAEISTGSGKVRIGEIEGTAVIKNSNGETTVDSVTGDVRVRAANGDIRVEQAGAGVDAKSSNGSIRLGEVVRGSVVLETAMGDLEIGIADGTAAWLEVNTGFGQVRNLMESATRPDETDRTVQVRGRTSYGDITVHRS
- a CDS encoding ATP-binding cassette domain-containing protein, encoding MTTRQSQPAIVTTGLRKSFGDHVVLDGLDLDVRRGTVFSLLGANGAGKTTTVKILSTLLRADAGDASVAGHDLGRQPDAVRAAIGVTGQFSAVDNLLTGEENLLLMADLHHLPRGEGRRRTAQLLEQFDLADAGRKPAATYSGGMRRRLDLAMTLVGSPQVIFLDEPTTGLDPRSRRNMWQIVRDLVASGVTIFLTTQYLEEADELADRIAVLDHGRVVAEGTAEELKRRIPGGHVRLRFTDPRSLDAALGVLGQASREADALALRVPSDGSLRSLKTLIGRLDDRAIEVDELSVHTPDLDDVFLALTGNPTNEKVTAR